A genomic segment from Gracilinanus agilis isolate LMUSP501 chromosome 1, AgileGrace, whole genome shotgun sequence encodes:
- the CRH gene encoding corticoliberin has protein sequence MKLQLLVSTGILLVTLLPCQECRALISKGSASSVGSAAQPLDFFQPPPPPNQQQPLPLLLRMGEEYFLRLGNLNKSPAASFSPSSSSGSPGMHFSPDVSDVSVANFFRGAVQRLQHLQLPQRSLDDQAGLGEGGAESAYSEQREAMERKKRSEEPPISLDLTFHLLREVLEMARAEQLAQQAHSNRKLMEIIGK, from the coding sequence ATGAAGCTCCAGCTTCTTGTGTCTACTGGGATCCTGCTGGTCACTCTCTTGCCCTGCCAAGAATGCAGAGCTCTCATCAGCAAGGGCTCCGCATCGTCCGTGGGGTCGGCAGCTCAGCCTCTGGACTTCTTCCAGCCGCCACCGCCTCCGAATCAGCAGCAGCCCCTGCCTCTCCTGCTCCGCATGGGAGAAGAGTACTTCCTGCGCCTGGGCAATCTCAACAAGAGCCCCGCCGCTTCCTTCTCCCCCTCGTCCTCCAGCGGCAGCCCCGGGATGCACTTCTCCCCCGATGTCTCTGATGTCTCGGTCGCCAACTTTTTCCGGGGAGCTGTCCAGCGGCTCCAGCACCTGCAGCTCCCGCAGCGCTCCCTAGATGATCAGGcagggctgggggagggaggagctgAGAGTGCCTACAGCGAGCAGCGGGAGGCGATGGAGAGAAAGAAGCGGTCAGaagaacctcccatctccctgGATCTCACTTTCCACCTCCTCAGAGAAGTCTTAGAAATGGCCCGGGCCGAACAGTTAGCTCAGCAAGCTCACAGCAACAGGAAATTGATGGAGATTATTGGAAAATGA